Proteins encoded in a region of the Populus nigra chromosome 3, ddPopNigr1.1, whole genome shotgun sequence genome:
- the LOC133689338 gene encoding ninja-family protein mc410-like isoform X2: MEDENGLELSLGLGCGGSSSKSKGKNGSSSDTRMDKGDRGNKLVDDFINFLHGTTTQKQDSSARSQRSDSVKPQEFFNDLTKNNAEADASINLNSRGLWVSSTNRSAENDEEKRPDLGNKRKLFFDELNNQKKHERDAHHADLHDKKSHFLITTEDGSTVKQFIGVGGPPEATKEVRGFSDSSVVELQGQRRLNGSSENEFKQGNLNYGLPFSVQPVSIMNVPYSFPVNKSNSVGAPSTSGHPITGMIQVLPTSNGEQRTGNQSVNPGNLQVMFGYSPAQLPTLDKDNSWGLISHIQQFPASYAGRALSNAEKQNDGLKISQAMQAIARNLTEVEQHEGSTLGQAKGDGKQLIVEVGSSSHTEDDVKGSTMNLRPKDAPKQSTAETLCFDFSAIKPGIGPAMKFGGCGSYPNLPWVSTTLPGPNGRTISGVTYKYSANQIRIVCACHGSHMSPEEFVRHASEENANPGNGNRLATFPGTNPAASTQS; encoded by the exons ATGGAGGATGAGAATGGGCTCGAGCTTAGTTTGGGTCTAGGTTGTGGTGGATCATCTTCCAAATCCAAAGGTAAAAATGGCAGCTCTTCAGATACTAGGATGGATAAAGGTGATAGAGGCAACAAATTGGTagatgattttataaattttcttcaTGGTACTACTACCCAGAAGCAAGATTCAAGTGCTAGATCTCAAAGAAGTGATTCAGTGAAACCTCAAGAGTTCTTTAATGACCTTACCAAGAACAATGCTGAAGCAGATGCTTCTATTAACTTGAACAGTAGGGGGCTGTGGGTTTCAAGCACTAATAGATCTGcagaaaatgatgaagaaaaaagacCAGACCTGGGTAACAAGCGTAAACTATTTTTTGATGAGTTAAATAATCAGAAGAAGCACGAGAGAGATGCTCATCATGCTGATTTACATGACAAGAAATCACATTTTTTAATAACCACAGAAGATGGCTCAACTGTGAAACAGTTTATTGGAGTTGGAGGTCCGCCTGAGGCTACAAAGGAGGTTCGTGGATTTTCTGATTCAAGTGTTGTGGAGTTACAAGGACAAAGGAGGCTCAATGGTTCTTCAGAAAATGAATTCAAGCAGGGAAACTTAAATTATGGACTTCCATTCTCAGTCCAACCAGTAAGCATCATGAATGTGCCATACTCATTTCCTGTGAATAAGTCTAACTCTGTAGGTGCGCCCAGCACTTCAGGCCATCCAATAACAGGCATGATTCAGGTGTTGCCTACTTCAAATGGTGAGCAGCGAACAGGGAACCAATCTGTGAATCCTGGAAATTTGCAAGTTATGTTTGGCTATTCCCCAGCCCAGCTTCCGACATTGGATAAAGATAATTCCTGGGGCTTGATCTCTCATATTCAACAGTTCCCTGCTTCCTATGCTGGCAGAGCTCTGTCAAATGCAGAGAAGCAGAATGATGGGCTGAAGATTTCTCAAG CCATGCAAGCTATTGCTCGAAATTTGACTGAGGTTGAACAACATGAAGGGAGCACATTGGGACAGGCCAAAGGCGACGGCAAACAACTTATTGTAGAGGTAGGCTCCTCTTCTCATACTGAAGATGATGTGAAAGGAAGCACCATGAACCTTAGGCCAAAGGATGCACCCAAACAATCAACAGCAGAAACActctgttttgatttttcagCCATAAAGCCAGGTATTGGCCCAGCCATGAAATTTGGGGGATGTGGTTCGTATCCAAATTTGCCATGGGTATCTACCACATTGCCTGGCCCAAATGGCAGAACGATTTCTGGTGTTACCTACAAATACAGTGCAAATCAAATCAGGATTGTTTGTGCCTGTCATGGTTCCCACATGTCCCCTGAGGAGTTTGTTCGACATGCAAGTGAAGAAAATGCTAATCCAGGTAATGGCAACAGGTTAGCAACATTCCCAGGAACCAATCCTGCCGCCTCTACTCAGAGCTGA
- the LOC133689338 gene encoding ninja-family protein mc410-like isoform X1, whose amino-acid sequence MEDENGLELSLGLGCGGSSSKSKGKNGSSSDTRMDKGDRGNKLVDDFINFLHGTTTQKQDSSARSQRSDSVKPQEFFNDLTKNNAEADASINLNSRGLWVSSTNRSAENDEEKRPDLGNKRKLFFDELNNQKKHERDAHHADLHDKKSHFLITTEDGSTVKQFIGVGGPPEATKEVRGFSDSSVVELQGQRRLNGSSENEFKQGNLNYGLPFSVQPVSIMNVPYSFPVNKSNSVGAPSTSGHPITGMIQVLPTSNGEQRTGNQSVNPGNLQVMFGYSPAQLPTLDKDNSWGLISHIQQFPASYAGRALSNAEKQNDGLKISQAAMQAIARNLTEVEQHEGSTLGQAKGDGKQLIVEVGSSSHTEDDVKGSTMNLRPKDAPKQSTAETLCFDFSAIKPGIGPAMKFGGCGSYPNLPWVSTTLPGPNGRTISGVTYKYSANQIRIVCACHGSHMSPEEFVRHASEENANPGNGNRLATFPGTNPAASTQS is encoded by the exons ATGGAGGATGAGAATGGGCTCGAGCTTAGTTTGGGTCTAGGTTGTGGTGGATCATCTTCCAAATCCAAAGGTAAAAATGGCAGCTCTTCAGATACTAGGATGGATAAAGGTGATAGAGGCAACAAATTGGTagatgattttataaattttcttcaTGGTACTACTACCCAGAAGCAAGATTCAAGTGCTAGATCTCAAAGAAGTGATTCAGTGAAACCTCAAGAGTTCTTTAATGACCTTACCAAGAACAATGCTGAAGCAGATGCTTCTATTAACTTGAACAGTAGGGGGCTGTGGGTTTCAAGCACTAATAGATCTGcagaaaatgatgaagaaaaaagacCAGACCTGGGTAACAAGCGTAAACTATTTTTTGATGAGTTAAATAATCAGAAGAAGCACGAGAGAGATGCTCATCATGCTGATTTACATGACAAGAAATCACATTTTTTAATAACCACAGAAGATGGCTCAACTGTGAAACAGTTTATTGGAGTTGGAGGTCCGCCTGAGGCTACAAAGGAGGTTCGTGGATTTTCTGATTCAAGTGTTGTGGAGTTACAAGGACAAAGGAGGCTCAATGGTTCTTCAGAAAATGAATTCAAGCAGGGAAACTTAAATTATGGACTTCCATTCTCAGTCCAACCAGTAAGCATCATGAATGTGCCATACTCATTTCCTGTGAATAAGTCTAACTCTGTAGGTGCGCCCAGCACTTCAGGCCATCCAATAACAGGCATGATTCAGGTGTTGCCTACTTCAAATGGTGAGCAGCGAACAGGGAACCAATCTGTGAATCCTGGAAATTTGCAAGTTATGTTTGGCTATTCCCCAGCCCAGCTTCCGACATTGGATAAAGATAATTCCTGGGGCTTGATCTCTCATATTCAACAGTTCCCTGCTTCCTATGCTGGCAGAGCTCTGTCAAATGCAGAGAAGCAGAATGATGGGCTGAAGATTTCTCAAG CAGCCATGCAAGCTATTGCTCGAAATTTGACTGAGGTTGAACAACATGAAGGGAGCACATTGGGACAGGCCAAAGGCGACGGCAAACAACTTATTGTAGAGGTAGGCTCCTCTTCTCATACTGAAGATGATGTGAAAGGAAGCACCATGAACCTTAGGCCAAAGGATGCACCCAAACAATCAACAGCAGAAACActctgttttgatttttcagCCATAAAGCCAGGTATTGGCCCAGCCATGAAATTTGGGGGATGTGGTTCGTATCCAAATTTGCCATGGGTATCTACCACATTGCCTGGCCCAAATGGCAGAACGATTTCTGGTGTTACCTACAAATACAGTGCAAATCAAATCAGGATTGTTTGTGCCTGTCATGGTTCCCACATGTCCCCTGAGGAGTTTGTTCGACATGCAAGTGAAGAAAATGCTAATCCAGGTAATGGCAACAGGTTAGCAACATTCCCAGGAACCAATCCTGCCGCCTCTACTCAGAGCTGA